One part of the Nymphaea colorata isolate Beijing-Zhang1983 chromosome 8, ASM883128v2, whole genome shotgun sequence genome encodes these proteins:
- the LOC116258414 gene encoding uncharacterized protein LOC116258414 isoform X3 translates to MTMLSSSPFLGSPYHPTSIMLLKQTAEEQKDKGDGSLLNEDDYGFWKARGPTYYVSFSLYDALLTDTGGGNSLNVQGTVQDLNVVGAAGCFLEFSVAGYSCFCNWCWAHYM, encoded by the exons ATGACAATGCTTTCTTCCTCCCCGTTCTTGGGTAGCCCTTATCATCCAACGTCTATTATGTTGTTAAAGCAGACAGCCGAAGAACAAAAGG ATAAAGGAGATGGATCTCTTCTCAATGAAGATGACTATGGGTTCTGGAAGGCCAGGGGACCCACATACTATGTTTCCTTTTCACTCTATG atGCCCTCTTGACAGATACTGGTGGTGGAAACTCCCTCAATGTGCAAGGGACTGTCCAAGATCTGAATGTAGTAGGTGCCGCGGGCTGCTTCCTGGAG TTTTCTGTTGCAGGGTATTCCTGTTTTTGCAATTGGTGTTGGGCTCACTACATGTGA
- the LOC116258414 gene encoding uncharacterized protein LOC116258414 isoform X1: MTMLSSSPFLGSPYHPTSIMLLKQTAEEQKDKGDGSLLNEDDYGFWKARGPTYYVSFSLYDALLTDTGGGNSLNVQGTVQDLNVVGAAGCFLEGIPVFAIGVGLTTCDKACGSRELMAVIQFVSSFARLARDT; this comes from the exons ATGACAATGCTTTCTTCCTCCCCGTTCTTGGGTAGCCCTTATCATCCAACGTCTATTATGTTGTTAAAGCAGACAGCCGAAGAACAAAAGG ATAAAGGAGATGGATCTCTTCTCAATGAAGATGACTATGGGTTCTGGAAGGCCAGGGGACCCACATACTATGTTTCCTTTTCACTCTATG atGCCCTCTTGACAGATACTGGTGGTGGAAACTCCCTCAATGTGCAAGGGACTGTCCAAGATCTGAATGTAGTAGGTGCCGCGGGCTGCTTCCTGGAG GGTATTCCTGTTTTTGCAATTGGTGTTGGGCTCACTACATGTGATAAAGCATGT GGATCACGTGAGCTTATGGCGGTAATCCAGTTTGTATCTTCCTTTGCTAGACTTGCACGTGATACATGA
- the LOC116259704 gene encoding probable endo-1,3(4)-beta-glucanase ARB_01444, translating to MGSLSPFTITQSPVLPSPPPFFSDQLRSPPLPTNAFWQNYVLKNGDQPEYIHPYLVRSSNNSLSISYPSLLVTLSLISQLFLPDLTITATTSPQSASSPQHTITHFDETSVTLSIPGGLSFPLVRGSPYITCIASADAATGISISATNPILSFSSSGDSTSHTVVLKNGQTWKLYTAPGVQFTANNATLFAPKFAGVLRLAVVPDKSYESVLDRYSAAYPVSGVATITKPFTIEYSWSKQGNGELLLLAHPLHRRLLANGTTILPEFRYQSVDGELVGVVGDAWTLGTGAIPITWHSKSGVANGSSPEIIAALQSDVAGLNTINTTSSYFYGKAIARAARLAMIAEELQVPGPIPTITQFLKSSITPWLNGNFQGNGFLYDSMWGGLTTKSGSVDSGADFGFGVYNDHHFHLGYFAYGCAVLSKLDPSWGKSFRPQIYALVDDYMSMNSSKTSTKLRNFDLWKLHSWAGGLTEFGDGRNQESSSEAIAAYYSGALVGKAFADQQLVTVGSTLAAFEIQAAQTWWHVGDESMVYNTTFSSDNRVTGVLWSNKRESGLWFAPAERRECRLGIQLLPILPVTETLFQDVKYVKQLVNWAMPALSRPGVEDGWKGFVYALQGVYDRGQALASIKTLTTHDDGNSLTNLLWWVYSR from the exons atgggatcTCTTTCTCCCTTCACCATCACCCAATCTCCGGTTCTTCCTTCTCCGCCACCATTCTTTTCCGACCAACTCCGCTCCCCACCTCTCCCAACGAACGCCTTCTGGCAGAACTACGTCTTGAAGAACGGCGATCAACCGGAGTACATCCACCCTTACCTCGTCAGATCCTCCAACAACTCCCTCTCCATCTCTTACCCTTCTCTCTTGGTCACCCTCTCCTTGATCTCCCAACTCTTCCTCCCTGACCTCACCATTACCGCCACCACTTCCCCTCAGTCAGCATCGTCTCCCCAACACACTATCACCCACTTCGATGAGACCTCCGTCACTCTCAGCATCCCCGGAGGCCTCTCCTTCCCTCTAGTCCGCGGCTCCCCTTATATAACATGTATAGCTTCCGCCGACGCCGCTACCGGAATCTCAATCTCCGCCACCAACCCcatcctctctttctcctcatCCGGCGACTCCACCTCTCACACCGTCGTGCTCAAAAACGGCCAAACGTGGAAGCTCTACACCGCTCCCGGAGTCCAGTTCACCGCTAACAATGCGACTCTCTTTGCCCCGAAGTTCGCCGGCGTCCTACGGCTGGCGGTCGTTCCGGACAAGAGCTACGAATCCGTTCTCGACCGTTACAGCGCCGCGTATCCGGTGTCCGGCGTTGCCACCATCACCAAACCTTTCACGATAGAGTACTCCTGGAGCAAACAAGGGAATGGAGAGCTCCTGCTCCTCGCCCACCCGCTCCATCGCCGGCTTCTCGCGAACGGCACCACCATCTTGCCCGAATTCCGGTATCAAAGTGTTGACGGCGAGCTTGTTGGTGTCGTTGGGGATGCATGGACTCTTGGGACTGGTGCAATCCCTATCACATGGCACTCCAAATCCGGCGTGGCCAATGGATCCTCGCCGGAAATTATCGCTGCACTTCAAAGCGACGTGGCCGGATTGAACACCATCAACACTACATCTTCTTATTTCTACGGGAAAGCGATCGCCAGGGCTGCTAGGCTGGCGATGATTGCCGAAGAACTGCAAGTTCCGGGCCCGATTCCGACCATTACTCAGTTCCTGAAGAGCTCAATCACTCCATGGCTCAATGGAAACTTCCAAGGCAATGGTTTTCTCTACGATTCCATGTGGGGAGGGCTCACAACCAAGAGCGGCTCGGTTGACTCGGGCGCCGACTTCGGATTTGGAGTTTACAATGACCATCATTTCCATCTGGGCTACTTCGCTTACGGCTGCGCCGTGCTCTCGAAGCTCGACCCGAGCTGGGGGAAAAGCTTCCGGCCGCAGATTTACGCTCTGGTGGATGATTATATGTCTATGAACTCATCAAAAACGTCTACAAAGCTCAGGAACTTCGACTTATGGAAGCTGCACTCATGGGCCGGCGGCCTGACGGAGTTCGGCGACGGCCGGAACCAGGAGAGCAGCAGCGAGGCCATCGCCGCTTACTATTCAGGGGCTTTGGTCGGCAAGGCATTTGCAGATCAGCAGCTGGTGACGGTCGGATCAACACTGGCAGCATTCGAGATACAG GCAGCACAGACATGGTGGCATGTGGGAGATGAGAGCATGGTGTACAACACCACTTTCAGCAGCGACAACAGAGTTACAGGGGTTCTGTGGTCTAACAAGAGGGAGAGCGGCCTCTGGTTTGCACCGGCGGAGAGAAGGGAATGCAGGCTGGGCATCCAGCTGCTGCCCATCCTGCCGGTGACGGAGACACTGTTTCAAGATGTTAAGTACGTGAAGCAGCTGGTGAATTGGGCGATGCCTGCGTTGTCCAGGCCCGGCGTCGAGGATGGCTGGAAGGGCTTCGTCTATGCCCTGCAGGGAGTCTATGACAGAGGCCAAGCTTTAGCGAGTATAAAAACCCTCACAACGCATGACGACGGCAACTCCCTTACCAATTTGCTGTGGTGGGTCTATAGTAGGTGA
- the LOC116258618 gene encoding protein CHAPERONE-LIKE PROTEIN OF POR1, chloroplastic, with protein sequence MASHDAVLTLSPFDMTRTRRRVAMERIVGGRGGRNQWPIPAMSCPFSRKLRKGGRGAREECGVVRCTMDATFGGGGGGVAVPKFPRMHVWDPYRRLGVTRDASSEEIRGARYFLLDQYAGHEPSEESIEGAYEKIIMASFRQRKKTKINLKTRLKKRVEESPPWFKSLLEFVELPPTDVILRRFALFAFMGGWSITNSAETGPAFQVAVSLAACIYFLNDKMKSIARASITGFLALAVGWICGSTVVPFIPTFLIRPTWSLELLTSLVAYVFLFLACTFLK encoded by the exons ATGGCATCGCATGATGCGGTTCTTACTCTCTCCCCTTTCGACATGACGAGGACTCGGCGGAGGGTTGCGATGGAACGAATCGTCGGAGGACGAGGAGGCCGAAACCAGTGGCCGATCCCTGCGATGTCCTGCCCTTTCTCCAG AAAATTGAGGAAAGGAGGGAGGGGTGCGAGAGAAGAATGCGGTGTTGTCAGGTGCACGATGGATGCGACTTTcggcggtggcggtggtggtgtaG CTGTACCAAAATTTCCAAGGATGCATGTATGGGATCCTTATAGACGCTTGGGAGTCACTCGCGATGCTTCTTCTGAAGAAATTCGAGGAGCACGATATTTTCTGTTGGATCAATATGCTGGCCATGAGCCAAGTGAGGAGTCCATAGAAGGTGCTTACGAGAAAATCATAATGGCCAGTTtcagacaaagaaagaaaacaaaaattaatctGAAGACTAGGCTAAAGAAGAGGGTAGAGGAATCCCCTCCTTGGTTTAAGAGCCTGCTGGAATTTGTTGAGCTACCACCAACTGACGTTATCCTTAGGAGATTTGCTCTCTTTGCTTTCATGGGAGGCTGGAGTATCACAAATTCTGCTGAAACAGGCCCTGCTTTCCAG GTTGCAGTTTCCCTTGCGGCTTGCATTTACTTTCTAAATGACAAGATGAAGAGTATCGCCAGGGCTTCCATAACTGG ATTCTTGGCGCTGGCGGTTGGATGGATATGCGGCTCTACAGTAGTTCCATTTATTCCCACTTTTCTTATCCGGCCAACGTGGAGTCTCGAACTCCTCACCTCTTTGGTTGCTTATgtatttcttttccttgcttGCACTTTTCTTAAATAA
- the LOC116258414 gene encoding uncharacterized protein LOC116258414 isoform X2: MGKQRCPYLQDKGDGSLLNEDDYGFWKARGPTYYVSFSLYDALLTDTGGGNSLNVQGTVQDLNVVGAAGCFLEGIPVFAIGVGLTTCDKACGSRELMAVIQFVSSFARLARDT; this comes from the exons ATGGGGAAACAAAGGTGTCCGTATTTACAAG ATAAAGGAGATGGATCTCTTCTCAATGAAGATGACTATGGGTTCTGGAAGGCCAGGGGACCCACATACTATGTTTCCTTTTCACTCTATG atGCCCTCTTGACAGATACTGGTGGTGGAAACTCCCTCAATGTGCAAGGGACTGTCCAAGATCTGAATGTAGTAGGTGCCGCGGGCTGCTTCCTGGAG GGTATTCCTGTTTTTGCAATTGGTGTTGGGCTCACTACATGTGATAAAGCATGT GGATCACGTGAGCTTATGGCGGTAATCCAGTTTGTATCTTCCTTTGCTAGACTTGCACGTGATACATGA